One part of the Paraburkholderia flagellata genome encodes these proteins:
- a CDS encoding inorganic phosphate transporter, whose amino-acid sequence MQSIQLALWAVATLVAIALIFDFMNGFHDAANSIATVVSTGVLKPQQAVAFAAMFNVIAYFVFHLKVAQTVGKGTIDPDIVDHYVVFGALMGAIGWNVLTWYYGIPSSSSHALIGGLVGAALAKSGWASLNFDGLMKTVAFIFISPLLGFILGSFFMLTVSWLYFRTPPSKVDRRFRRLQLISASLYSLGHGGNDAQKTIGIIWMLLIATGYSAIGSDAPPIWVIGGCYLSMGLGTLFGGWRIVRTMGQKITKLKPVGGFCAEAGGALTLFTASWMGIPVSTTHTITGAIVGVGATQKLSAVRWGVAGNIVWAWVLTIPASATLAAAAWWLGHRFM is encoded by the coding sequence ATGCAATCGATACAACTCGCCCTCTGGGCGGTCGCGACGCTGGTCGCCATCGCCCTCATCTTCGACTTCATGAACGGCTTTCACGACGCGGCGAATTCCATCGCCACGGTCGTGTCAACGGGCGTTCTGAAGCCGCAGCAGGCGGTGGCGTTTGCCGCCATGTTCAACGTGATCGCCTATTTCGTGTTCCACCTGAAGGTGGCGCAGACGGTGGGCAAAGGCACGATCGACCCCGATATTGTCGACCACTACGTAGTGTTCGGCGCGCTGATGGGCGCGATTGGCTGGAACGTGCTCACGTGGTACTACGGCATTCCGTCGAGCTCCTCGCACGCGCTGATCGGCGGTCTCGTGGGTGCGGCGCTCGCGAAGTCGGGTTGGGCCTCGCTCAATTTCGACGGCCTCATGAAGACCGTTGCGTTCATCTTCATCTCGCCGCTGCTCGGTTTCATACTGGGGTCGTTCTTCATGCTCACGGTGTCGTGGCTGTACTTCCGCACGCCGCCAAGCAAGGTCGACCGGCGCTTCAGGCGCCTGCAACTCATTTCCGCGAGCCTCTATAGCCTTGGCCACGGTGGCAACGATGCGCAGAAGACCATCGGCATCATCTGGATGCTGCTGATCGCAACGGGCTACTCGGCGATCGGCTCGGACGCACCGCCCATCTGGGTGATTGGCGGCTGCTATCTGTCGATGGGTCTCGGCACGCTGTTCGGCGGCTGGCGCATCGTGCGCACGATGGGTCAGAAGATCACCAAGCTCAAGCCGGTGGGCGGTTTCTGCGCGGAGGCGGGCGGGGCGCTCACGCTTTTCACGGCTTCGTGGATGGGTATTCCCGTTTCGACCACGCACACGATCACTGGCGCGATTGTCGGCGTTGGCGCGACGCAGAAGCTCAGCGCGGTGCGCTGGGGCGTGGCGGGCAACATCGTCTGGGCCTGGGTGCTGACCATACCGGCCTCGGCCACGCTGGCCGCCGCTGCCTGGTGGCTCGGTCACCGCTTCATGTAA
- a CDS encoding C40 family peptidase gives MRRLWLPLLIAVLLAACSSAPQKVSRSGSSSGENAWRTRPPGFPNFVDHSVGREEISIQAMGLVGIPYRWGGNTPDSGFDCSGLVKYVLARSASVDLPRTTAEMSTRGETIEPDEIAAGDLVFFNTTGRPHSHVGIYVGNLRFVNAPSTGGTVRLDYLTNPYWAKRFDGIRRMAPPKRTPFETPTWEASAPAERSPGVNVAPPAAAMASVAPNSGAQPAPRAVAASQNRIVAVPPPAYAATPATVPTAAAPADSFEPPPASLGAAQTQARDAGALAPAAAPGNTVSGYAASAPRDAIDAAADAFEPPPPTANAAARQAGQVGSTPIQAAAPSAGSAQIMRASTAGSASPAPTQSSDDPIARFANSGD, from the coding sequence ATGCGCCGACTCTGGCTTCCGCTTCTGATCGCAGTCCTGCTTGCCGCGTGTTCCAGCGCGCCGCAAAAGGTCTCGCGTAGCGGTTCGTCTTCCGGCGAAAACGCTTGGCGCACCAGGCCGCCGGGCTTTCCCAACTTCGTCGATCACAGTGTGGGCCGCGAGGAAATCTCGATCCAGGCGATGGGGCTCGTCGGCATTCCGTATCGCTGGGGCGGCAATACGCCCGATAGCGGCTTCGATTGCAGCGGCCTCGTGAAGTACGTGCTGGCGCGCTCGGCCTCAGTGGACTTGCCGCGCACCACGGCCGAAATGAGCACCCGCGGCGAAACGATCGAGCCCGATGAGATCGCAGCCGGGGATCTCGTCTTCTTCAATACGACCGGGCGGCCGCATTCGCACGTCGGGATATACGTGGGAAATCTGCGTTTCGTGAATGCACCTTCGACGGGCGGCACGGTGCGGCTCGATTATCTGACCAACCCCTACTGGGCGAAGCGCTTCGACGGGATCCGCCGAATGGCGCCGCCCAAGCGCACACCTTTCGAGACACCGACGTGGGAAGCCTCTGCGCCGGCTGAACGTTCGCCCGGCGTGAACGTCGCGCCACCGGCCGCCGCAATGGCGAGCGTCGCGCCAAACTCAGGTGCGCAGCCCGCGCCGCGGGCCGTTGCCGCGAGCCAGAATCGCATCGTCGCCGTGCCGCCGCCGGCCTATGCCGCAACGCCGGCGACTGTACCGACGGCCGCCGCCCCGGCCGACTCGTTCGAGCCACCACCCGCGTCGCTCGGCGCGGCGCAAACGCAGGCACGCGACGCGGGTGCGCTCGCTCCCGCAGCTGCGCCTGGCAACACCGTGTCTGGCTACGCCGCCAGCGCACCGCGCGACGCCATCGACGCCGCCGCCGACGCCTTCGAGCCCCCGCCCCCCACCGCAAACGCAGCAGCGCGCCAGGCTGGTCAGGTCGGCTCGACGCCGATCCAGGCGGCGGCACCGTCCGCCGGCAGCGCGCAGATCATGCGCGCCTCGACCGCCGGTTCAGCCTCGCCCGCCCCGACCCAGTCCAGCGATGATCCGATCGCGCGCTTTGCCAACAGCGGCGACTGA
- a CDS encoding SDR family oxidoreductase, giving the protein MDLGLSKKVVLVTGGSKGIGLACARAFAQEGARVAIVSRDPANLARAREQLASEGLHVHLTRADLHEAHSAADVVEEVSTAVGPIDILINSAGAARRYDPETLDADAFRATMEAKYFPYIYPQQEVLRRMVQRIKSGESLAPGAIVNIIGMGGKFASDIHIAGGAANAALMLATVGLAHYHARYGIRINAINPGATLTERLQEAVQLEAQRQGVGADEALASGESKVPLGRYAKPEEIADVALFLASQRASYVTGALIPMDGASTPLI; this is encoded by the coding sequence ATGGATCTTGGACTCAGCAAGAAGGTGGTACTCGTGACGGGCGGCAGCAAGGGCATCGGCCTTGCCTGCGCGCGCGCCTTTGCGCAGGAAGGCGCGCGCGTGGCGATCGTCTCGCGCGACCCCGCCAATCTCGCGCGCGCCCGCGAGCAGCTCGCGAGCGAGGGCCTGCACGTGCACCTCACGCGCGCCGATCTGCACGAAGCGCATAGTGCCGCGGACGTGGTCGAAGAAGTCTCCACGGCGGTCGGCCCCATCGACATCCTCATCAACAGCGCGGGCGCGGCGCGCCGCTATGACCCGGAAACGCTCGATGCCGACGCGTTCAGGGCGACGATGGAGGCGAAATATTTTCCCTACATCTACCCACAGCAGGAAGTACTGCGTCGCATGGTGCAGCGGATCAAGTCGGGCGAGAGCCTGGCGCCCGGTGCCATCGTCAATATCATCGGCATGGGCGGCAAGTTCGCGAGCGACATCCATATCGCGGGAGGCGCGGCCAACGCGGCGTTGATGCTCGCCACCGTGGGCCTCGCGCATTACCACGCGCGATATGGCATCCGCATCAACGCGATCAACCCGGGCGCCACGCTCACGGAGCGGCTGCAGGAGGCTGTTCAGCTGGAGGCACAGCGGCAAGGCGTCGGCGCGGACGAGGCGCTGGCGAGCGGCGAATCGAAGGTGCCGCTCGGGCGCTACGCGAAGCCGGAGGAAATTGCCGATGTCGCGCTCTTCCTCGCGAGCCAGCGCGCGAGCTACGTCACTGGCGCGCTCATTCCGATGGACGGGGCCAGCACGCCGCTGATCTGA
- a CDS encoding DUF47 domain-containing protein — MFGRFMPTEGKFFEIFNAHAKCIVSASRELELLIDNLADAEVHKQNVQVAEKAADKLTHEAIDLLHKTFITPLDRDEIHKLITTMDDCLDLMEDVATAISLYDVQAVTAEASQLAHVVTATAERVQLAVGLLSDMKQAREILKACEDIDRLESDADRLLRSAISKLFREEDNVKTLIKLKAIYELLEAITDKCEDVANIIEGIVLENA, encoded by the coding sequence ATGTTCGGTCGATTCATGCCCACCGAGGGCAAGTTCTTCGAAATTTTCAACGCACATGCGAAATGCATCGTTTCCGCGAGCCGCGAACTCGAACTTCTGATCGATAACCTCGCTGACGCCGAGGTCCACAAGCAGAACGTGCAGGTCGCCGAAAAGGCCGCCGACAAGCTCACGCACGAGGCGATCGACCTGCTGCACAAGACCTTCATCACGCCGCTCGACCGCGACGAGATCCACAAGCTGATCACGACGATGGACGACTGCCTCGACCTCATGGAGGACGTCGCCACGGCCATTTCGCTCTACGACGTGCAAGCCGTGACCGCCGAGGCGAGCCAGCTGGCGCATGTGGTGACGGCCACGGCCGAGCGTGTGCAACTGGCGGTGGGGCTCCTCTCCGACATGAAGCAGGCGCGCGAAATCCTCAAGGCCTGCGAGGACATCGATCGCCTCGAATCCGATGCCGACCGCCTGTTGCGCTCCGCCATCTCGAAGCTTTTCCGCGAGGAAGACAACGTCAAGACGCTGATCAAGCTGAAGGCCATCTACGAACTGCTCGAAGCGATCACGGACAAGTGCGAGGATGTCGCGAACATCATCGAAGGCATCGTGCTAGAGAACGCCTGA
- a CDS encoding PhoH family protein, with translation MPLPTPPSKLGNLLPPEEYKARARTTRSTRKAASENDAADVADYGPASVAEPMTQAANAATTLRTVPLLSASAELAALEPVAPAPARARRNNSKQVTAALLQPLEARTGADDTPVARGGKPASAKASGGGAAPATRAGAKKRVHPEESTEVQKLFVLDTNVLMHDPTCLFRFEEHDVYLPMMTLEELDNHKKGMSEVARNARQVSRTLDQLVANAGPISEGISLGRLGSREALGRLYFQTTLTHIDPVDGLPQGKADNQILGVVRALQRDRPDRLVVLVSKDINMRIKAHALGLPAEDYFNDQVLEDKDLLYSGVRALQQDFWSKHAKGMESWQDTKTGTTYYRVTGPECLSMLVNEFVYLEPQNGEPAFHAIVRELNGKTALLQTLRDYGHHKNNVWGITARNREQNFALNLLMNPEIDFVTLLGQAGTGKTLVALAAGLAQVLDEKRYNEIIVTRATVPVGEDIGFLPGTEEEKMQPWMGAFDDNLEVLQKTDDAAGEWGRAATQELIRSRLKVKSMNFMRGRTFVDKYLIIDEAQNLTPKQMKTLVTRAGPGTKIVCLGNIAQIDTPYLTEGSSGLTYVVDRFKGWAHSGHVTLARGERSRLADYASDIL, from the coding sequence ATGCCTTTGCCTACTCCCCCCAGCAAGCTCGGCAACCTGCTGCCGCCCGAAGAATACAAGGCGCGTGCCCGCACGACGCGCAGCACACGCAAGGCCGCGAGCGAGAATGACGCGGCCGACGTTGCCGATTACGGCCCCGCGAGCGTCGCCGAGCCGATGACGCAGGCCGCCAACGCCGCGACCACGCTGCGCACGGTGCCGCTTTTGAGCGCCAGCGCCGAACTGGCCGCGCTCGAACCGGTCGCACCGGCGCCCGCGCGCGCCAGGCGCAACAACAGCAAGCAAGTCACGGCCGCGCTGCTGCAGCCTCTCGAGGCACGCACCGGAGCCGACGACACGCCCGTTGCGCGCGGCGGCAAGCCCGCCTCGGCGAAAGCCTCCGGCGGCGGCGCTGCACCCGCCACGCGCGCCGGCGCGAAAAAACGCGTGCATCCCGAAGAGAGCACCGAAGTCCAGAAGCTCTTCGTGCTCGACACGAACGTGCTCATGCACGACCCGACCTGCCTGTTCCGCTTCGAGGAACACGACGTCTATCTGCCGATGATGACGTTGGAAGAACTCGACAACCACAAGAAGGGCATGTCGGAAGTCGCGCGGAACGCTCGCCAGGTGAGCCGCACGCTCGACCAGCTGGTCGCCAATGCGGGCCCGATCTCCGAAGGCATTTCGCTCGGCCGCCTCGGCAGCCGCGAGGCGCTCGGACGCCTGTACTTCCAGACCACGCTCACGCATATCGATCCGGTCGACGGCCTGCCGCAGGGCAAGGCTGACAACCAGATCCTCGGCGTGGTGCGCGCGCTGCAGCGCGATCGGCCGGACCGGCTCGTCGTGCTGGTGTCGAAAGACATCAACATGCGCATCAAGGCCCACGCGCTCGGGCTGCCCGCGGAAGACTACTTCAACGACCAGGTTCTCGAAGACAAGGACCTGCTCTACTCGGGCGTGCGCGCGCTCCAGCAGGACTTCTGGTCGAAGCACGCGAAGGGCATGGAGTCCTGGCAGGACACCAAGACCGGCACGACGTACTACCGCGTGACGGGCCCCGAGTGCCTCTCGATGCTCGTGAACGAGTTCGTGTATCTCGAACCGCAGAACGGCGAGCCGGCGTTCCACGCGATCGTGCGCGAACTCAACGGCAAGACGGCGCTCCTGCAAACGCTGCGCGACTACGGCCACCACAAGAACAACGTGTGGGGCATCACGGCGCGCAACCGTGAGCAAAACTTCGCGCTGAACCTGCTGATGAACCCGGAGATCGACTTCGTCACGCTGCTCGGACAGGCTGGCACGGGCAAGACGCTCGTCGCGCTCGCGGCGGGCCTCGCGCAAGTGCTCGACGAAAAGCGCTACAACGAGATCATCGTCACGCGCGCGACGGTGCCGGTTGGCGAGGACATCGGTTTCCTGCCGGGCACGGAAGAAGAAAAGATGCAGCCGTGGATGGGTGCCTTCGACGACAACCTCGAAGTCCTCCAGAAAACCGATGACGCCGCCGGCGAATGGGGTCGCGCTGCGACTCAGGAGCTGATCCGCTCGCGCCTGAAAGTGAAGAGCATGAACTTCATGCGCGGCCGCACGTTCGTCGACAAGTATCTGATCATCGACGAGGCGCAGAACCTTACGCCCAAGCAGATGAAGACGCTCGTCACGCGTGCGGGTCCGGGCACGAAGATCGTATGTCTGGGCAATATCGCGCAGATCGACACGCCTTATCTCACCGAAGGGAGTTCGGGCCTCACCTACGTGGTGGACCGCTTCAAGGGCTGGGCGCACAGCGGTCACGTGACGCTCGCCCGCGGCGAACGCTCGCGGCTTGCCGATTACGCGTCCGATATCCTGTAA